In a single window of the Pongo abelii isolate AG06213 chromosome 1, NHGRI_mPonAbe1-v2.0_pri, whole genome shotgun sequence genome:
- the PLA2G2E gene encoding group IIE secretory phospholipase A2, whose translation MKPPHVLVFLCLLVALVTGNLVQFGVMIEKMTGKSALQYNDYGCYCGIGGSHWPVDQTDWCCHAHDCCYGHLEKLGCEPKLEKYLFSVSKRGIFCAGRTTCQRLTCECDKRAALCFRRNLGTYNCKYAHYPNKLCTGPTPPC comes from the exons ATGAAACCTCCCCACGTGCTGGTGTTCCTTTGCCTCCTGG tggCTCTGGTCACCGGGAACCTGGTTCAGTTTGGGGTGATGATCGAGAAGATGACAGGCAAGTCCGCCCTGCAGTACAACGACTATGGCTGTTACTGCGGCATCGGTGGCTCCCACTGGCCGGTGGACCAGACTGACTG GTGCTGCCATGCCCACGACTGCTGCTACGGGCATCTGGAGAAGCTGGGCTGTGAGCCCAAACTGGAAAAGTATCTTTTCTCTGTCAGCAAACGTGGCATTTTCTGTG CCGGCAGGACCACCTGCCAGCGGCTGACCTGCGAGTGTGACAAGAGGGCTGCCCTCTGCTTTCGCCGCAACCTGGGCACCTACAACTGCAAATATGCCCATTATCCCAACAAGCTGTGCACCGGACCCACCCCGCCCTGCTAA